Genomic segment of Nitrospinota bacterium:
AAAGAGTCCTCTCTCCTCTTCTATCAAGGATGTGCTCTACTACTACGACGTTTTTCCCACCGATATCCGGCACAACGCGAAAATTTTCAGGGAAAAACTGAAATTCTGGGCTGAACAACAACTCCCCCGCCTGGTACCGTAACGATGAGAGCGCTTGTCACAGGAGGGGGTGGGTTCCTCGGCAGGGCAATCGTTAAAAAACTGCTGGAGCGTGGAGATTCCGTAAAGGTTCTTGGACGAAGGAGCTACGCAGACCTGGCCGCACTTGGAGTTAAGACTGTTCAGGGTGACGTCGCCGACATGCAAAAGGTTTCAGAGGCGTGCGCTTCCGTCGACGTCGTATTTCACACAGCCGCTCTCGCTTCCATATGGGGGAAGCGTGACGATTTTTTCAGCGTTAATGTTGCCGGTACGCGAAACGTTATCAATGCGTGCTTCAAGCATGGGATTAAAAAACTGGTACACACCAGCTCGCCAAGCGTGGTGTATGACGCAACCGACCAGTTGAATATAGACGAAAGCGCCCCCTACCCCCCCCAATACCTCGCGCTCTATCCTGAGACAAAGGCAATCGCCGAACGGGAGGTTATCGCGGCGAACGGCAAGGATCGGCTCCTCACCGTTTCATTAAGGCCACATCTCATCTGGGGACCCGGTGATACGAACCTTATACCGAGGCTTATCGACCGCGCTCGTAATGGAAACCTCATGATTGTCGGTGACGGAAAAAACATCATCGACTCCGTATACATAGATAACGCCGCCGAAGCGCACCTCCTTGCCGCCGACCGCCTCACGGCAGATTCGCCTGTCGCCGGTTCATCCTATTTCATAACGCAGGGGGAGCCGCTCAACTGCTGGGGTTGGATAAACGAGATCCTGCAGGGGTTCGATCTCCCCCCTGTCAGAAAAACGATCGGCTATAAAACCGCCTACCGCATTGGGGGGTTGATGGAGATAGCCTACAGACTGCTTGGGAAAACATCAGAACCGAGGATGACCCGTTTTCTCGCCTCACAGCTTGCCACCTCGCACACCTACAATATCGGGAAGGCGAATAATGAGCTCGGCTACTACCCTGCCGTTTCTGTCAAGGAAGGGATGGAAAGGCTTTTCAAAGCGGGTCTTCCGCGACATTTCTGATCGGTAAGATAATCAGGGCTTAATAGCTGAAAAGGGTGTAGATGCTCATCCCGGCGAAGATAGAAAGCGCCAGAAAGAACGGAAAGATGGCGTAATAGATATACCTTATCGCCTTCTTCAGGTCGCCGTGGCGGTAATATGTCGCCACGATAATTCTCCAGAGTTCCGCTTCGGCATACACGAGCATATCCTCGGCGTTCGTCTTGTCCAGCCTGCTCTTGAACGTTTTGAAATCCCTGAAATCCTCGTATGTGTCCCGCGCGTGAAAGTAGTATATCTGCGGGGTACCTGCACCAAGCATGTCGTGGCTCTTCACCCAGACGTTTACAATGCTCGATGTGGCGATGAGCATCGAGAGAAGAAGCATCGCTATCGTCATCAAAACAAGGAGGATGATGATAAGAATTATAATCCTTGTCGCCAAGGTTGCTTCGACAGGTGTATCGACGTAACCGCTTATGAACCTGCCGAACAGGAAAAGCGTCGCCGTTACCAGCACTGCGTCGGCGCTCATGACGATAGCGGCCCTGCGCGAGATAGCCACGCGGAGCACATCATACCTGTCTATGAGCCAGGTAAGAGTCTCGAATTTTTCCTTGTAAATATTTTCAGCCACCAGTTTCTTCCTAGCCTCATCATATCGCTCTTTCCGGTTCCAACCAAGCTTTGGGGAGATTTGGAAAAGCCGGTGAAAAGGTGTAGATTCTAGGGTATATGCGGTTTGACTCTACGATTTTACCGGGTGAGACTGTTATTAAACCCTTTCTTATGAAAATAGCGTGAAAGCTGACAGCAACAGGATGGAATTTGTGGCGCACAGAGGATACGCGGCCCATTATCCAGAAAATACTATCATCTCCTTTGAAAAAGCTCTTGAGACCGGATGCCTTTTCCTCGAATGCGACGTTCAGCTTTCATCCGATAACATACCGGTCATAATCCACGATGACAATATTTTCAGGACATCTGGACAACATGGGAAGGTAAAGGATATGACCGCCAAGGAACTATCCCGCACAAACGTTGGAGAGCCTTCGCGCTTCGGCGCCAAATTCAACGATTCGCCGGTTCCGATGCTTTCCGACATCATCCCCCTCCTCCGCTCCAACCCGAAAGCAAAGATATTCGTCGAGCTGAAGGAAGAGAGCCTTGCCCATTTCGGCATCGACTTCATGGTCGGCAAGGTTCTTGATGTTCTTGCTCCGGTGAAGGAACAATGCCTGATAATCTCCTTCAACTATCAGTCGCTTGAATCGGCCCGAAGGCAGGGATGGAACGAAACCGGATGGGTCCTTGAATCATGGAACGAAGAGAGCCGCATGATGGCAAAGAAGCTCTCCCCTTCGTACCTGATCTGCAATTACAGGAAAATACCGCCGGAAAAGGAAAATATCTGGCCAGGCCCATGGGAATGGTTCCTGTACGAAATTACCGATATTGATGTCGCTCTCAGGTGGAACAGGCTCGGCGTCCGCTATATAGAAACGATGGAAGCGGGCGAAATGATAGAGAGTTTAAAGAGGAAAGGGAGTTAATGGAAAACAAAAATTACGATATCGTTGTAGTTGGGGGTGGGATACATGGCGTCGGTACCGCACAGGCGGCCGCCGCGAATGGATACTCTACCCTCCTTCTTGAAAAGGAGACTCTCGCATCGGCAACTTCAAGCAGGTCGAGCAAGCTGATCCATGGCGGTCTTCGCTATCTGGAATCGGGAAACCTCCACCTTGTATACGAATGCCTCCGCGAGCGGCACCTTCTGCTGGTGAACGCCCCGTCACTGGTGAAGATGATCCCTTTCAACATACCCATATACAAAAGTACCAGCAGACCCCCATTCATTATCCGCATCGGCCTTACGCTCTATTTCGCCCTGGCGGGATTCAGGATGGAGGCAATTTTCCGTTCGGTGCCGAAAAGCGAATGGAGCGGACTCGACGGGTTGACAACGGACGATCTCAAGGCCGTTTTCCGATACGGCGACGCCCAGACTGACGACAGGCTCCTTACCGAATCGATAATGAGATCGGCACAAAAGCTCGGTGCCGACCTCGCAACGCAGGCGGAGTTCATAGGAGCCGAATACGGTAGCGAAGGATGGGCCGTCAGCTATAAGCAGAACGGGAAGTCGAATAATGTGCGGGCATCGGTGATCATTAACTGCGCTGGCCCATGGATAAACGACGTCTTGCGGAGAGTAACTCCTCGCCAGAAAGAGGCGTCAGTAGAGTTTGTCGCCGGTACGCACATTCTCCTCGATGGAAAACTTGATAAGGGGGTCTATTTCGTGGAGGCCCCTCAGGATAAACGCGCAGTTCTGATAATGCCGTGGCAGGATAAGATACTTATAGGGACCACTGAAACCGTTTTCAAGGGGGATCCCGCGAAGATAGAACCTCTTGAAGAGGAGAAAGAATATCTGCTTAAGACGCTGGCGAAATATTTTCCAAAGTTCAAGGGGGCGACCAAAGCAGATATCATTGAATCATTCGCCGGGATAAGGGTGCTCCCCACCGGCGAAGACGACCCTTTCCACCGCTCGCGAGAGACCTTTTTCCATCACGGCAACCTGAAAGAGGCCCCTATGCTGACTATTTGCGGAGGAAAGCTGACATCATACAGGGCAACATCGGAGAAAATAATCAGGGCTGTATCCCCGCTCCTCCCTTCCCGCATGAGAATAGCCGATACCAGGAGACTGAGGCTGGAATAAAAGTTTCCTTCTTCCGTTTTGCTGTCACTTTCGCACCCAGTTTGCATTTCATGTTAAGATGTCCTGATAAACAGTTCTTTCTCTCTTTTTAATATTTACGGTTGGGCATAAAAGTGGAAAAAATTAAGATTCTCATTGCCGAAGATTCAGAGGACATATGCAACCTGTATAAAGCAGGTCTTCCTGCCGACAAATTTGAAATCACTTTTACAAATAACGGCGAAGACGCGCTTGAGCTTCGAAAAACAGTAGAGCCCGATATCCTCTTGCTTGATATCAAAATGCCCATAATGTCAGGTTTTGCCGCGCTGAAAAAACTTAGGGCCAAGACCCCTTTAGCTAAGGAGGGAAAGACCGACCCCCGCGGAAAAAAACTTCCCGTTGTGATAATGGCTACCGCGATGAAAAAGAGGGAGGACATTATGGACTGCGTAAAGCTGGGGATAAACGGCTATATAGTAAAACCTTTCAGCCACAAGGAGATCGCGGACAAGATCATTTCGATGTACATCACGGTTTATCCAGAATAATCCATCATTTGTTTATTGCCTGAATATCCTCACCACCTTTAGCTGATAATTACAACCTGCAAAGATCCAAACTCGTATCTGAGCGGGGCGATGAAGCCCGTAGCTTTACGGTTTTGTTGATATGTGCGGACAATATCCATTCTCCTTCCGCTTGTTCGCCAATTTGTTTCAATTCCTGAAAAACAAAAGGGAAATGTGCTGAACCTGCATACCGTTGTGATTCAAAGTTGCCTTACCGGCGGCGGAAAACTATAATGCCAGTCCAAAAGCGGAAAGGAACCGCTTTTACGAAAGTATCGTATGATCAGGATAAATTGATTCATCTGTTTGCATTGTGCAACATGATTTTTTAAGGAATAGTTTTTGTTTAATTCCAGAATAGTGATTACAGGGGTCGGCCTCGCCTCCCCAAACGGCAACAACCTAGCCGAATACCGCGAAGCGCTTCTAAACGGAAGATCCGGCGTTACCGATATCGAAACACGATACATGGGTAAGGTTCATGCGGGGGTCTGCAACTTCGACGATCAGAAATACCAGAAGAAAAAAGAGATCCGAAGGGGGACCAGGGCCGGGAGCATCGCCATCTACTCCTCCCACGAGGCGATAGCGGATGCCGGGATCGACCTCGACAAGGTCGGGCGCGACCGGGTCGGCGTATACCTCGGCATCACGGAACATGGCAACGTGGAGACCGAAAACGAGATCTACAAGATAAGCCAGTTCGGCTACGACACGAAATACTGGACCCACCACCACAATCCGAGAACCGTGGCAAACGCACCTGCTGGAGAGGTGACCCTGAACCTGGGGATAACAGGCCCGCACCTTACCCTCGGGGCCGCGTGCGCCGCCGGAAATATCGGCCTTATTACCGGCTCCCAGATGCTCCGCCTCGGCGACTGCGATCTCGCCCTGGCCGGGGGTGTTTCCGAAAGTATCCATACATTCGGTATCTTCGCTTCCTTTAAGGCTCAAAACGCCCTCGCCCACCATGACGACCCGACGAAGGCTTGCAGGCCTTTCGCAAAGGACAGGAACGGCATTGTCGTGGCCGAAGGGGGATGTGTTTATACCCTGGAAAGGCTCGATGATGCCAAGGCAAGAGGGGCGAAAATATACGGGGAGGTCGTCGGATACGGTCAAAACTCGGATGCGACCGACTTCGTCCTCCCGCACCCTGCCCGCCAGGCGGAATGCATCCGTTTGGCCCTAAAACGCGCCGGAATGGAGCCATCCGAAATAGACATAGTAAGTACCCACGGCACCGGCACGCACCTCGGCGACGAACAGGAGTGCCAGGCTATAAGGGAGGTATTTGACGGTTCCGGCGGGACATACATCAACAATACAAAAAGCTTCATAGGGCATGCCATGGGGGCCGCCGGAGCGCTGGAGCTGGCGGGAAACCTCCCATCCTTCCAGGATGGATTGATACACCCCACTATCAACCTAAATGAAATAGATCCCGAATGCAGGCTGAATAACCTTGTAATAGACAAACCATTAAAAAAAGGGGAGATAAACAGTATTTTAAACAACTCCTTCGGCATGCTCGGCATCAACTCCGTTGTAATAATTAAACGTTTTGTAAGTTAATTTCGCTTTTTCCCCTTTTCTTTAGTACAATTTCCGGGTTTAATAATAGAATAAAACGAAAGTGGATTTGCAAAAGGAGAGTTTTAGTGACAAAGGAGAGTCTACAGGCTGTAATAATCGATATTATCAGGGGAATTGCACCGGACGAAGATTTAAACAGCATTGATGCGGAGAAACCTCTAAGGGAACAGATTGACCTCGACTCAATGGATTTCCTCGATATCGTAATGGAACTCCGTGTACGCTATAAAATCGACGTCCCGGAATCGGATTACATGGCGCTCAACACGCTAAAGAGCACCGTGGACTATCTGTTTCCCAAAATGCAGAACGCCTGACCATTCTGAGGCCTGTCTAAAGGTTGAATAGGCCACAATCCTACGATGTACTGATTATCGGCGCAGGTCTGTCCGGCCTCGCCGCCGGCATACGCCTCGCCCATTTCGGCAAGAAGGTCGCCATCCTGGAGCGCCATGACCGAGTGGGGGGGCTGAATTCATACTACACCATGAACGGCCGGGAACTTGATGTCGGCCTTCACGCAATCACTAATCTCAACCCTAATAACGGCCCGTTTGGCGCGATGAAAAAGGTTCTGCGCCAGCTGAGATTGAAAGCTGAGGATTTCGACCTCCACCCCCACAATAAAAGCCTGGTAACCTGCCATGGAACAAATCTGGAGTTCACCAACGAATTTGATTATTTCGTGTCTCAAATTAACGATACTTTTCCCGGCGAAAGGGATAATTTCCAGAAACTGCTGAAAAAAATGGATTCGATGAATCTATTCGACTATGGCTCCCCCGCCGAAAGTTCAAGGGAAATTCTCGGCTCCACCTTCGGCGACCCGCACCTTGCCGAGATGCTCCTCCTCCCGGCAATGTTCTACGGCAACTCCCGCGAGGACGATATGGAATTCCGGCAGTTCGCGATCCTCTTCAACTCCATTTTCAGGGAGGGGATAGGAAGGCCGCGCAACGGCATTAGGCCGATTCTTGATGTATTGGTAAAGAGATTCACCGAATCCGGGGGGAAATTGATGCTCGAATCGGGCGTCATGTCCATAATTACTGAAAATAAAAAGGCAGTTTCGGTGACCCTGTACGACGGAAGGATCTTGCATTGTGACAGCATTCTCTCCTCTGCCGGACACCCGGAAACCATCGCCCTCCTAGCTGAAAGCGGCGCTTCAAAAGTGCCCGAACAGGGGCGGATCTCATTCATGGAATCGTTATCGGTGCTCGATCGCCCCACTGCTGAAATCGGATTCGAGTATGGGATCGTCTTTTATAGCCTAAGTGAAAAGCTCTCTTACCGCAGACCGGATACCCCCGTAGATACCTCCAGCGGTGTTATATGCCTCCCCGACAATTTTGCCTATCCGGAGCCTCTCGACTCCAGAATGGTAAGGATAACGAACATCGCTGACCACCGTTTCTGGGAAAAGATCGATCCTATGAAGAATCTCCCCGAAAAGAATGAGTGGTACAAACGGTCGCTGAAGGACGTTTCCGCGATACTTCCCGACATCTCCGGTAAAACCGTATTTACCGACATCTTCACCCCCCGCACTATCGAACGCTATACGGGCCGTTTTAACGGCGCTGTTTACGGCGCACCCGTTAAATTATGGGATGGCTGTACCGACATCCCGAATATCTTCATTTGCGGAACCGACCAGGGGTTCCTCGGCATTGTCGGTTCAATGCTGAGCGGAATTTCCATAGCCAACGACCGCCTCTTAAAATAACGCCTACTACCTGCTAAAATATCGCACCTGAATCAATTATGGAGAAACGGCAACTAATATGAGCAAGCGCGGATTGAAGAATATCAAGAGCGAATACGACGTCATCGTGATAGGCGCGGGCTTAGGCGGCCTCACATGCGCCAACATGCTGGGGAGGCGGGGCTACTCCGTGCTTTTGCTGGAACACCACACCCATCTGGGCGGGCTTGCGGCGTATTTCAAGAGAAAAAAACATATCTTCGACGTCGCGCTTCACGGCTTTCCTGTCGGCATGATCAAGACATGCCGAAAATACTGGAACGCCGATATGGCGGACAGGATAGTCCCTTTGAAAAGAATAATTTTTGACAACCCACAGTTCTCTCTTGAAACCACATATACAAAGGATGACTTCACAAAACTTCTGATTGAAAAATTCGGCGTACCTGCCGAGACCGTGGAAGCCTTTTTTGAGCACACCCGCAGTATGAACTTCTACGACAACGACAAAAGGACCGTGCGTGAGCTGTTCCAGGAGTATTTTCCCGACCGCGACGACGTCTGG
This window contains:
- a CDS encoding NAD-dependent epimerase/dehydratase family protein, which encodes MRALVTGGGGFLGRAIVKKLLERGDSVKVLGRRSYADLAALGVKTVQGDVADMQKVSEACASVDVVFHTAALASIWGKRDDFFSVNVAGTRNVINACFKHGIKKLVHTSSPSVVYDATDQLNIDESAPYPPQYLALYPETKAIAEREVIAANGKDRLLTVSLRPHLIWGPGDTNLIPRLIDRARNGNLMIVGDGKNIIDSVYIDNAAEAHLLAADRLTADSPVAGSSYFITQGEPLNCWGWINEILQGFDLPPVRKTIGYKTAYRIGGLMEIAYRLLGKTSEPRMTRFLASQLATSHTYNIGKANNELGYYPAVSVKEGMERLFKAGLPRHF
- a CDS encoding glycerophosphodiester phosphodiesterase family protein, which translates into the protein MKADSNRMEFVAHRGYAAHYPENTIISFEKALETGCLFLECDVQLSSDNIPVIIHDDNIFRTSGQHGKVKDMTAKELSRTNVGEPSRFGAKFNDSPVPMLSDIIPLLRSNPKAKIFVELKEESLAHFGIDFMVGKVLDVLAPVKEQCLIISFNYQSLESARRQGWNETGWVLESWNEESRMMAKKLSPSYLICNYRKIPPEKENIWPGPWEWFLYEITDIDVALRWNRLGVRYIETMEAGEMIESLKRKGS
- a CDS encoding FAD-dependent oxidoreductase, translated to MENKNYDIVVVGGGIHGVGTAQAAAANGYSTLLLEKETLASATSSRSSKLIHGGLRYLESGNLHLVYECLRERHLLLVNAPSLVKMIPFNIPIYKSTSRPPFIIRIGLTLYFALAGFRMEAIFRSVPKSEWSGLDGLTTDDLKAVFRYGDAQTDDRLLTESIMRSAQKLGADLATQAEFIGAEYGSEGWAVSYKQNGKSNNVRASVIINCAGPWINDVLRRVTPRQKEASVEFVAGTHILLDGKLDKGVYFVEAPQDKRAVLIMPWQDKILIGTTETVFKGDPAKIEPLEEEKEYLLKTLAKYFPKFKGATKADIIESFAGIRVLPTGEDDPFHRSRETFFHHGNLKEAPMLTICGGKLTSYRATSEKIIRAVSPLLPSRMRIADTRRLRLE
- a CDS encoding response regulator, producing MEKIKILIAEDSEDICNLYKAGLPADKFEITFTNNGEDALELRKTVEPDILLLDIKMPIMSGFAALKKLRAKTPLAKEGKTDPRGKKLPVVIMATAMKKREDIMDCVKLGINGYIVKPFSHKEIADKIISMYITVYPE
- a CDS encoding beta-ketoacyl-[acyl-carrier-protein] synthase family protein, which gives rise to MFNSRIVITGVGLASPNGNNLAEYREALLNGRSGVTDIETRYMGKVHAGVCNFDDQKYQKKKEIRRGTRAGSIAIYSSHEAIADAGIDLDKVGRDRVGVYLGITEHGNVETENEIYKISQFGYDTKYWTHHHNPRTVANAPAGEVTLNLGITGPHLTLGAACAAGNIGLITGSQMLRLGDCDLALAGGVSESIHTFGIFASFKAQNALAHHDDPTKACRPFAKDRNGIVVAEGGCVYTLERLDDAKARGAKIYGEVVGYGQNSDATDFVLPHPARQAECIRLALKRAGMEPSEIDIVSTHGTGTHLGDEQECQAIREVFDGSGGTYINNTKSFIGHAMGAAGALELAGNLPSFQDGLIHPTINLNEIDPECRLNNLVIDKPLKKGEINSILNNSFGMLGINSVVIIKRFVS
- a CDS encoding acyl carrier protein, which codes for MTKESLQAVIIDIIRGIAPDEDLNSIDAEKPLREQIDLDSMDFLDIVMELRVRYKIDVPESDYMALNTLKSTVDYLFPKMQNA
- a CDS encoding NAD(P)/FAD-dependent oxidoreductase; protein product: MNRPQSYDVLIIGAGLSGLAAGIRLAHFGKKVAILERHDRVGGLNSYYTMNGRELDVGLHAITNLNPNNGPFGAMKKVLRQLRLKAEDFDLHPHNKSLVTCHGTNLEFTNEFDYFVSQINDTFPGERDNFQKLLKKMDSMNLFDYGSPAESSREILGSTFGDPHLAEMLLLPAMFYGNSREDDMEFRQFAILFNSIFREGIGRPRNGIRPILDVLVKRFTESGGKLMLESGVMSIITENKKAVSVTLYDGRILHCDSILSSAGHPETIALLAESGASKVPEQGRISFMESLSVLDRPTAEIGFEYGIVFYSLSEKLSYRRPDTPVDTSSGVICLPDNFAYPEPLDSRMVRITNIADHRFWEKIDPMKNLPEKNEWYKRSLKDVSAILPDISGKTVFTDIFTPRTIERYTGRFNGAVYGAPVKLWDGCTDIPNIFICGTDQGFLGIVGSMLSGISIANDRLLK